The Vigna radiata var. radiata cultivar VC1973A chromosome 6, Vradiata_ver6, whole genome shotgun sequence DNA segment CTTCGTTATATGCTTCAATAACACCTTTATACAAGCGAATATGTCAGCATTATGAGTCTAACATACAAACTTTGTTCAAGATATGAATGCACATTAACTTCATATAATTCTAAAGACTAAAACAgcaattttttatacaattgtATTCAGCATGAAAGGAAAAAGGTGACATTCTAACATTGTATAAACAAGGTGACAATCATAACTGATTAACTACCTTCTATTCATCAACACAGAGGCTTGATTGCTTCTGGTGGATGCAACAGCCTGACCATCTTCTCCACCACTAGTTCTGGAACTGAAAAGGAGTGTCCCTGAAGGATCATTAATCCGAGGAGATGTTTGCCTTGATTGAGATGAATCTTGCTCTCTCGTATGGTTATGATGATAATACCGCCAATAAAGCAGAGGGAGGGTAGCAACACATCCAGAAGCATAACCAATGATCCATTGAAACAATGGAGTACGAGGATGTTCATGCCTTGACAAAGATAAAACAACGATAGAAGCAACAATCTGGCTCACTAAGAGGACCAGCTCAATCGATATCCACAACCCCGAATGCACGGGACTCCTATTCCTACGCGTATCCCCGCGTCTCATGAACGAGGAATTCCGACTATTAGACCCATTTGATAAACTAGTGACTGAAACTGAAGGCTGAGATAGAGGCGTCCTTGCACCGGTAACCCTTTCTTCGTGTAGCGTAACATGTGTGCCATTATAATTGCTATCATGATGTGTCGCAGTTGAAGTAGAAGCATCGGAACTCCCACCTATTTCTATCACATGCTGACTGCCATTTAAGCTTCCAGGCCGCTCCATCAACTACGGCAGACAGTCGCCCGGACCTTCAGGACATCGTTCTGGTCAGATAACAATAACATCTAACTAATCTAACTCCACCacagaaacacacacacatatatatatatatacacactacCTTCAAAAACAATTTGACTGAAAACAAATTCTCCTCCTTGCAACGCCAAAATCAGGATGCTCTAGAGTCAGCCACTTCCATTGGTAATCTACGAAGAATCAAAGCGAAGCGAAGCTTACTTCCAAAACCATACACAATTCTCATCCTTTactaaatatgttaaaaaaaaacctaaattaaaaacaaaatgttaaaaatacaaCGCATACAGTCGCTTTGCTTGTAAAGCGAGAAAGGAACATCAGCTAACCTAATTCCGGCGATCACGCATAAAAAACCATCAATTGAAAGCTGCAAAACAAGGAAATAACAATAGCAATCATTTCACAGCGTTGAAATTGGAAACCTAGacagttcaagaaataaaagaaaaacaaaaatcgaATACGTGTTATCTTCAACCAAACAACAGTTCGGGATTCGGCTGAATTCTGGAGAAGAGTTGAAAGAAAATCGGAGTGAAATGGAGGCGCCGAGCGAGAGAGTGAAAAAGGAAAGCGTGCGAGGAGAGTGCTTTATGCGGATGAATCGATAAAACGACGATTAGAAGGAGCGAAACGGTAGCGTTGACTGGAAGAGTCGCGGCGCAAAGCAAAGCGCGAGGAAAACGACAGAGCGGAATGAGAAGGAGTAGCGCATCGGAGAGAGAAGAGATGAAAGGGAAACGGCGCCGTATGGAGTTTGGGGATGATGACGGAGGGAAAGAGGAACAAAGGAGGGAGGTCACAATCACATAAAGGCTGTCATGCACATTTCCGTTGCTTCCTTGCGGTGTTACCTCGCAgtatcttttcccttttctttttcttttttttttttccccttttttccCTCGTCGAAAATGATGACAATGGAAAGGTATAAAACGAAGAAGCCGGAAGTAACTTTCgttgttgttttctttgtaagaataaattaaaactttaattcggtattttatttttagaactaAGTAAGTTCATTTGTGCGTATTTtccttcttaatttttttaatagatattgtatagtgttaaaaatattgatccttttgatttatttattatttacaaattaatatataaggGATGACATATAACGTATAAgtaatagaaatagaaaatgtattaaagttatttctataaatatttgggtattcattataattatataaaaatattcttttatgtaatatataagATATGcactataaaaatattattaaattaaaacgataaaaaaaattattaatcattatattaattaggttgaatatcattttacaaactaaaatttattaatgtctaatatagtttttatacttagtaaaagaaattatcagtaaaaaaattataatcagtTTGTGACGTTCGTTATCAAGGTTCCAATTACTTACCATTctgaattaatatttatttaaatcaacaataataaataattaaaatttaacttatattgtAGATTGATTTAgactttaatatataaattaattataattttttattaataatataattattgtaaatatctttataaaatataataattatttatttatagtcacTAAATTTGATTAGCATTTGATGATTTTCGCTTAGTGATATTATGGAATAGATATTTCAATTGTTTGATAATTTAACCATAACCTATGaaattcagaaaagaaaataaatgcattagtgaaaagaaattaaagaattaaatgtttaaaaagtaGAATATGTCATAAATATTATGCGTGATCATTAAAGAAACAcgcaattctttttttttttttgcacatttaatattattaaatgcaTTAATTAACctctttaattataattagttgttaattaattaaattttgataagagtgattaattactttatttgatataaaagaaaattgtcgTATGTACTATTTCTAAAGATAACtcaaaaatatttgtttgttcAAAGTTGAATTGAATGTTTAGATAGATGTTGAGGGTTAAATCTAGGAGTGACTAAATTCATTTAGTCATATGTTATTCAGGAAATCAAGAGTGGTGCTAATATTCATTGTAACTAAGAGTTGTAGGAATACTTGGTGAGATCTTGAAGAGGAAAAGTTCGTGTAATCTTGAAAAGGATTAGTGGAACTCTTTAAGAGTTCTTAAGAAAGAATGGGATGTAACTTAGGTTGAGtgaatcattataaaaatttgtgatttacTACTTTTCTATTCAAAACATTTTCCATttacttatattataaaaactaacaTCTAAGTATCTCAAAATCCTTACACATCTTCTTTACAAGTTATTAGACGTTGTTTTGTGGAAAGATTCTAAAAATACCATTTACCCCTAGTGTTTTTTCTGTGATTTCATTATTAAACTGGCTTGAAAGGTGAAATTTACACacatttatatactttaaattggttttatctctagtcgatatgagacttccaacaatagGAAATATGTAATGCATTGTAAGATTTTAAAATGTGTCAGAGTGAATCTAAATATGTCGTTAGTAATATTGTTTAATTGGAAAAATCAAGAGTAAATAATGATGTCATTGAAGATTTTGATGTACTTCAATATTGAAGAATTAACAAGAAAAGGTGTTCTCTAGAAAAGGTAGTGAAAGGAAACTAAAGACTTCTCCAAAAAAAGATTCtagtttctttctcttattatttttggCATTTTGTTCATTATGAAACTTTTTTAATCTAGTCTTTCATAGAAAAAAGACTTTCAAAGGTTCCTAGATGATTATGATCAAAATTTGTAATAGGATGACCCCTCGTGAACTAACAAAGAGCAAACATTAGGGCTTCCTTTACAGCTAGTAACAAACTTGTACTGTATTGTAACAAATTTGCATTCTCCGCACCACTCTGNAGCACCACTCCGCACCACTCTGCCACAccactcttcttttctttttgtccattctgtttttgttattttgtctGTTCTGGTGGTATTAGTATTCTAGAATAACctattgtatataaatattggaTGACCTATTACTGAATTAGACAGATTGATTATTCCAAAATACTCTCATCTTTTATCATCTTTCgttttatggtatcagagctccctCCTGGAGCTCTGCTTATTCCTTCCAAATGTCTTTCACTCCTCCTCCTAGTCCAAAGAACTCCGATAATGAAGGTCCTAAAACAGAAATCGTGGTATTGAAGCCACCGATCCCACCATGAACCCATCAAGTCCCTTCTTTATCCACCCTAGTGAAGGACCCTCCTCTGTCTCCATAACCCCTGTCCTTGATGGCACAAACTACCAGTCCTGGTCTCGTGCCATTAGAATGGCTTTAATCTCAAAAAACAAGATGGCTTTCTTGTTAGGCATCATTCCCGTCCCTAAGGTCGAAGAACCCCTTTATTCTGCTTGGGAAAGGTGCAATACCCTTGTCATGTCTTGGTTACTCAACTCAGTAACTCCCTCCATTGCCCAAAGTGTTATTTTCCTCGAATGTGCCATAGACATTTGGAATGACCTTCGCGAACGTTTTTCGCAAGGTGATCTTCTCAGAATCGCAGCGCTCCAGGAAGAAATTTATGGTCTTTCTCAAGGAACTCGTTCTGTCTCTGAGTTCTTCACCGCATTGAAGACCCTCTGGGAAGAACTCGATAACTACAGGCCCTTTTCTTCTTGCTCGTGTTTTGCCAAAACTTACCATCAACAAGATTTCATAATCCGATTCCTCAAAGGTTTGGACGAACGCTTCTCTGTTGTGCGTTCACAAATCCTTTTGATGGATCCTCTCCCCTCTATCAACCGCGTCTTCTCCATGGTTGTCCAGCAGGAACGACAACTCGCTTCGCCTTCGCTTACTGAACCGAACACCTTTGTGAATGCTGCAAATCACTCTTTCTCCGGCAAAGGGCGTGGCTCTGGTTCTTCTCCCACTGTCAAAGGAGCCTCCAACAAAAAAATGCTCCTATTGTCACCGTCCTGGACACACTATTGACGTGTGTTGGGGAAAACATGGTTATCCCCCTGGTCATCCTCGATACCCAGGGAGGTCGAAGTTCAATTGCGATGCCTCTGGCTCTTCCTCCATTAACAGTGTTGTTGTGATCGAACCCACCGAAGGAGGCAACGGTTCAGAGAAGGAGGGAGGCCCCATCACTTTGACTCATGCCCAATATCAAACCCTAATGTCTTTGCTCCAACCACAGCAACAAAAGAATGCTTCTGATGTTACATGGCCCAATTCTCTCATTCAGCCCAATAGAGTGAATCTCATTCACACTCCAAATGCTCAACAACATCTTGAGTCCAGTGGTATCTCCTTAGTTTTTTGCAATAAAACACACCACACCTCTTATGCCACTCACAATGTCCCCTGGATCATAGATTCGGGAGCCACAGACCATGTTGCATCTTCTCTAAATtgcttttcaaattattataacattaaacCAATACAAATAAGCTTACCTGATAAGTCCATTGTTATAGCCCATATATCTGGAACAGTcattttttctccaaaatttattattcacaATGTTTTGTTTGTTCCAGACTtccattttaatcttttatccATATCCAAACTCATACTGACTCATAAATATATCCTCATCTTCCATGATTTTTTTTGCACTATCCAGGACAAGCGTACGTTGGGGATGATTGGTTTGGCTAATCTTCAACAAGGTCTCTATCATCTGCAAGTCAACAGAGAAGCCAAGGTTCTTTCACCCAAAAAACCTTCCATTAATGAAAGTGATACCAATACCATCTCAAACTCCAACCTTTGGCATTATAGATTAGGACATCTCTCaggaaacaaattaaacatgttatgtgaacaatttccttttattccaaaacatattaatgaaaattgtgACATTTGTCATTttgcaaaacaaagaaaattgccTTATTGCCTTAGTGATAGTAGAGcttcaaaaaaatttgatttgGTGCACATGGACATTTGGGGACCTTTTTCTAAGGCCTCAATTCatggtgaaaaatattttttaactatctTGGATGATTTTAGTAGATATACTTGGATTGTCTTATTGAAATCTAAATCCgaagtaaaaatatatgttcaaaattttatttctctaattgaaaatcaatttgattccaaaataaaatgtattcgGACGGATAATGGTCCagaattttttcttaaagattttTTTGCTTCTAAAGGGATTATACATCACACCAGTTGTGTTTATACCCCTCAACAAAACGGGCGGGTTGAGAGAAAACACCAACATATCCTTAATGTGGCACGTGCTCTCATGTTTCAATCTCAATTGCCCAAACATTTTTGGTCTTATGCAATAAAACATGCAATTTATCTTATTAACCGTATCCCTTCTCTCGTTACAAAGAAACAAACTCCTTACAAACTTTTGCATAACCAAAAACCTGATTTTTCCATGCTTAGAGTTTTTGGTTCTTTATGTTATGCTTCAACCACTGGGCCCAAACAGAAATTTGATCCTAGGTCTAGAGAAGGAGTTTTTCTCGGCTATCAATTTGGCACAAAAGGCTATATTATTTTAGACTTACAAAATAAAGACATTTTTGTCTCTAGAGATGTTGTTTTCTATGAGTCCCACTTTCCTTTTACTGACACAGACGAAgcccaagaaaaagaaaaagaaaaattatttcctCCACATATCAAAACCTTCCATGACTTTGATCCCCTCCATTTTACACCTCAGGACCCACTTCCATCACACACTCCCATTTCACCTCAAACCATACCTTCTCCAACAACTTCACTCTCTCCACAAATTTCACCATCAACTTCTCCATCCCAGTCAATCTCACCACATATCTCTTCATCACCTCATCCAAACCCTATTCCTTTCATACCAAGACGAACCATTCGTGGCTCTAAACCTAATGTTCGACTTGCAGATTTTGTTTGCTACAACATCGGCAACGTGCAGGTATCCTATTCAATTTGTTCTTTCTTCCCTTACTGAGTCTAAGCGTCATTATGTCATGAACCTTATTTCTGAGATTGAGCCCCGAAGCTATCAAGAAGCAATTTTGAAGCCGTGTTGGAAAGAAGCCATGAAGGATGAAATTGAGGCTTTAAAGCTAAACAAAACTTGGGAGATTGTGGAAACTCCTAAGAATGTCAAGCCCATAGGATGTAGATGGGtttacaaaatcaaaagaaagcCAGATGGGAGTGTGGAACGATATAAGGCGAGGCTTGTTGCGAAAGGATTCTCCCAAGTTGAAGGGACAGACTTCTTTGAAACCTTTTCTCCTGTGGTTAAAATGGCTACCATACGTGTTATCCTTGCCCTAGCTTCCATAAATAATTGGGAATTGCAGCAATTGGATGTTAGTAATGCATTTCTACACGGTGACTTGTCCGAGGAAGTTTACATGACGATTCCTCAAGGTCTATATGGGTATGAATCCTCACAGTGTTGCAAGCTCAAAAAATCCCTCTATGGGCTAAAACAAGCAAGTCGAAAATGGTATGAGAAACTTTCTAACCTTCTTCTCTCATCTGGTTATTCTCAATCACATGCTAATCACAGCTTGTTTATCAAGCATGAAAAAGGGAAATTTACTGGTTTATTGATATACgttgatgatattgttttaaCTGGAAACTCTCCCATTGAAATAACCAAGCTCAAGCATATACTTCAATCCAATTTTCGTATCAAAGATTTGGGAGAACTCAAATTTTTTCTGGGATTAGAAGTAAGTAGATCTGATGATGGCATCTTTGTATCTCAACGGAAATATTGCCTTGAGTTGCTTTCAGATTCAGGATTATTGGGTTGTAAACCGAGTTCCACTCCTATGGATAACTCTCTTCGTTTAAAACAAGCTAATTCGAGTGAATTACTTGATGATCCCCTATCCTATAGGCGACTCATTGGTCGTTTGATTTATCTCACAACGACTCGTCCAGACATCGTCTTTGCAACTCAGTAATTAAGTCAGTTCATGGCAAATCCTGCAACGTCTCATTTAGGTGCTGCCAAAAGAGTTCTTAAATACTTGAAAGGTTG contains these protein-coding regions:
- the LOC106764970 gene encoding E3 ubiquitin-protein ligase At4g11680 isoform X2, which encodes MERPGSLNGSQHVIEIGGSSDASTSTATHHDSNYNGTHVTLHEERVTGARTPLSQPSVSVTSLSNGSNSRNSSFMRRGDTRRNRSPVHSGLWISIELVLLVSQIVASIVVLSLSRHEHPRTPLFQWIIGYASGCVATLPLLYWRYYHHNHTREQDSSQSRQTSPRINDPSGTLLFSSRTSGGEDGQAVASTRSNQASVLMNRRLCIVFLAFSCIGYAMPFILCSTICCCLPCIISILGVREDMSQNRGATSESINALPTYKFKMKKNKRNGEGNSTEGGVVAAGTEKERVISGEDAVCCICLAKYENNDELRELPCSHLFHKDCVDKWLKINSLCPLCKNDVGENSTGLVSSEDANQHRSESRIQNGLANTSL